A region of Pyxidicoccus parkwaysis DNA encodes the following proteins:
- a CDS encoding carboxypeptidase regulatory-like domain-containing protein: protein MSPSPRFPSLLGPACALLLALAGCASGDEMDPGIRQDTPPQRTCAVDQDCPSAAFFFCDTAVARCAPACRTPDDCRAARRGEYALPECDSSPLGCQCDFNRCLPGVCAADSDCPGEKVCRDGACVNPPDVHEADACEVTPDVVVGRPGMSVAFTVWARTREGAPLVPHAGATWRSLAPAVAGEGTGLSATFVLGVPGEERDAVEARVGSATCRARVTVLPADVPVGGVRVLVVDELTGRPVPLATVAASSLLGSVTASTVTGPQGAAWVAAVGEVGLSVFHPDYGYLTLARHDATAARDVRVALRRNPLDRAGGVAGTFNRGTEPEASAQSLRLGVAGLSVPGLPAELSPEALLGPEREVEVSIGTSRRRLKLPSGAGVWLAGSSAMSVRAPGVAGVCDESPDGELEPEAAVRAGACGTRAAWALQGELPLRELPLNALEPGTDPLLLLGHMVPGSPRFTSTVRRDTRFSLAPTPVGASGTPDLDAVKYSQDVSFEEGGVRLAFPFAVRVPELPRYRGAYLDRAYVLATVAAPGRGLVPLGLGGAPNVSPADPNTDKDARLSDAGLVLVRMAPAHGGLEGQPYRLVVAATSGTARDDASSAVATTTLVADLPALDFDPTGSRPVDLHAGFLAIPEGARYNFDPAAYQGLAGRQFLADVDTRASLVRVVFTDRAGRRWTVLADPDQVREGLRVPLPPATVADRTYWGDATGSRARLQVEVLTVGGFTAKDRLGPSRLAAADGPGLEHTGTLTRAVSSLDVGRPAVTWLFPELEGQRLIRGSAVRVRVTGFRVGSGTGADGHVRLSLQGGSGCAGTVLLGDEDVSQGQGEVELRLPVACSGTGVTLTAELADTEGRPLRPPVAAVRGVDIP, encoded by the coding sequence ATGAGCCCCTCACCTCGCTTTCCATCGCTGCTCGGCCCCGCCTGCGCGCTGCTGCTGGCCCTGGCCGGCTGCGCATCGGGTGACGAGATGGACCCGGGCATCCGGCAGGACACCCCGCCGCAGCGCACGTGCGCGGTGGACCAGGACTGTCCGAGCGCGGCCTTCTTCTTCTGCGACACCGCTGTCGCGCGCTGTGCGCCCGCGTGCCGCACCCCCGACGACTGTCGCGCGGCAAGGCGCGGTGAGTACGCGCTGCCCGAGTGCGACAGCTCGCCGCTGGGCTGCCAGTGCGACTTCAACCGCTGTCTGCCGGGCGTCTGCGCGGCGGACTCGGATTGTCCTGGCGAGAAGGTGTGCCGGGACGGCGCCTGCGTGAATCCTCCCGACGTGCATGAGGCGGACGCGTGCGAGGTGACCCCGGACGTCGTCGTGGGGCGCCCGGGCATGTCCGTCGCCTTCACCGTGTGGGCTCGCACGCGCGAGGGTGCGCCGCTGGTGCCTCACGCGGGCGCGACGTGGCGCTCGCTCGCGCCGGCCGTGGCGGGCGAGGGCACGGGGCTGAGCGCCACCTTCGTCCTCGGCGTGCCGGGCGAAGAGCGCGACGCGGTGGAGGCCCGCGTGGGCAGCGCGACCTGCCGCGCCCGCGTCACCGTGCTGCCGGCGGACGTGCCAGTCGGGGGCGTGCGTGTGCTGGTGGTGGATGAGCTCACCGGACGCCCGGTGCCCCTGGCCACCGTGGCGGCGTCCTCGCTGTTGGGCAGCGTGACGGCCAGCACGGTGACGGGCCCCCAGGGCGCCGCGTGGGTGGCGGCCGTGGGCGAGGTGGGCCTGTCCGTCTTCCACCCGGACTACGGCTACCTCACGCTGGCGCGCCATGACGCCACGGCCGCGCGCGACGTGCGCGTGGCGCTGCGGCGCAACCCGCTGGACCGCGCGGGCGGCGTGGCCGGCACCTTCAACCGGGGCACCGAGCCGGAGGCGTCCGCCCAGTCGCTGCGGCTGGGCGTGGCGGGCCTGTCCGTGCCGGGGCTGCCCGCGGAGCTGTCGCCCGAGGCGCTGCTGGGGCCGGAGCGCGAGGTGGAGGTGAGCATCGGCACCAGCCGGCGGCGGCTGAAGCTGCCCTCGGGCGCGGGCGTGTGGCTGGCCGGCTCGTCCGCCATGTCGGTGCGCGCGCCCGGCGTGGCCGGCGTCTGTGACGAGTCTCCGGACGGCGAGCTGGAGCCGGAGGCCGCGGTGCGCGCGGGCGCGTGTGGCACCCGCGCCGCGTGGGCGCTGCAGGGCGAGTTGCCGCTGCGCGAGCTGCCGCTGAACGCGCTGGAGCCGGGGACGGACCCGTTGCTGCTCCTGGGCCACATGGTGCCGGGCTCGCCGCGCTTCACCTCGACGGTGCGGCGCGACACGCGCTTCTCCCTCGCGCCCACGCCCGTTGGCGCCAGCGGGACGCCGGACCTGGACGCCGTGAAGTACTCGCAGGACGTGTCCTTCGAGGAGGGCGGCGTGCGGCTGGCCTTCCCCTTCGCCGTGCGCGTGCCGGAGTTGCCGCGCTACCGAGGCGCCTACCTGGACCGTGCCTACGTGCTGGCCACGGTGGCCGCGCCGGGCCGGGGCCTGGTGCCGCTGGGCCTGGGCGGCGCGCCGAACGTGTCCCCCGCGGACCCCAACACGGACAAGGACGCGCGGCTGTCCGACGCGGGGCTGGTGCTGGTGCGCATGGCCCCCGCGCATGGCGGCCTGGAGGGACAGCCGTACCGGCTCGTGGTGGCCGCCACCTCCGGCACCGCGCGCGACGACGCGTCCTCGGCCGTGGCCACCACCACGCTGGTGGCGGACCTGCCGGCGCTCGACTTCGACCCGACGGGCAGCAGGCCCGTGGACCTGCACGCGGGCTTCCTCGCCATCCCCGAGGGTGCCCGCTACAACTTCGACCCCGCGGCGTACCAGGGGCTCGCGGGCCGTCAGTTCCTCGCCGACGTGGACACGCGCGCCAGCCTGGTGCGCGTCGTCTTCACCGACCGGGCCGGCCGCCGTTGGACGGTGCTCGCGGACCCGGACCAGGTCCGCGAGGGCCTCCGCGTGCCCCTCCCGCCGGCCACCGTCGCGGACCGCACGTACTGGGGTGACGCCACAGGCTCGCGCGCGCGGCTCCAGGTGGAGGTACTCACCGTGGGCGGCTTCACGGCGAAGGACAGGCTCGGCCCCTCGCGCCTCGCCGCGGCGGATGGCCCGGGGCTGGAGCACACGGGGACGCTGACGCGCGCCGTGTCCTCGCTGGATGTGGGGCGCCCTGCGGTGACGTGGTTGTTCCCGGAGCTGGAGGGCCAGCGGCTCATTCGCGGAAGCGCCGTGCGCGTGCGTGTCACGGGCTTCCGGGTGGGCAGTGGCACTGGAGCGGACGGCCATGTGCGCCTGTCGCTTCAAGGGGGCTCCGGCTGCGCCGGCACCGTGCTGCTCGGTGACGAGGACGTGTCGCAGGGGCAGGGCGAGGTGGAGCTGAGGCTCCCGGTTGCCTGCTCGGGCACCGGCGTGACGCTGACGGCGGAGCTGGCCGACACCGAGGGACGGCCCCTGCGCCCGCCCGTCGCCGCCGTGCGCGGTGTGGACATCCCCTGA
- a CDS encoding GGDEF domain-containing protein, which produces MQKETVVTVISKISDRPVNLDAALVVIYGLDLGRKFDLTREETLIGRSSKADIQIDQESVSRNHAGITNTREGVRIRDLGSTNGTFINDDLVEGTCSLRNGDLVKIGRTIFKFIAGGNIEAAYHDEIYRLTTMDGLTQIYNRRYFDEQLDRELSRSRRYERVLSMVLLDIDFFKKVNDTFGHLAGDSVLKQLASTVRTKIRREDVFARYGGEEFAILLPEVALGGTRQLAEKVRRLVEKQRFEFDKQHIPVTVSVGIATLEPQHREAGDLVRTADERLYEAKSSGRNRVVG; this is translated from the coding sequence GTGCAGAAGGAGACGGTCGTCACGGTCATCTCGAAGATCTCCGACCGGCCGGTCAACCTCGACGCGGCGCTGGTGGTGATCTACGGGTTGGATTTGGGGCGGAAGTTCGACCTCACGCGCGAGGAGACGCTCATCGGGCGCTCTTCCAAGGCGGACATCCAGATCGACCAGGAGTCGGTGAGCCGCAACCACGCGGGCATCACCAACACGCGCGAGGGCGTGCGCATCCGTGACCTGGGTTCCACCAACGGCACGTTCATCAACGACGACCTGGTGGAGGGCACCTGCAGCCTGCGCAACGGCGACCTGGTGAAGATTGGCCGCACCATCTTCAAGTTCATCGCCGGCGGCAACATCGAGGCGGCGTACCACGATGAGATCTACCGGCTGACCACCATGGACGGCCTGACGCAGATCTACAACCGCCGCTACTTCGACGAGCAGCTGGACCGCGAGCTCTCACGCAGCCGGCGCTACGAGCGCGTGCTGTCGATGGTGCTGCTGGACATCGACTTCTTCAAGAAGGTGAACGACACCTTCGGTCACCTGGCGGGTGACTCGGTGTTGAAGCAGCTCGCGTCCACGGTGCGCACGAAGATTCGCCGCGAGGACGTCTTCGCCCGCTACGGCGGCGAGGAGTTCGCCATCCTCCTGCCGGAGGTCGCGCTGGGCGGCACGCGGCAGCTCGCGGAGAAGGTGCGGCGGCTGGTGGAGAAGCAGCGCTTCGAGTTCGACAAGCAGCACATCCCCGTCACCGTGTCCGTGGGCATCGCCACGCTGGAGCCGCAGCACCGCGAGGCCGGAGACCTGGTGCGCACGGCGGACGAGCGGCTGTACGAGGCGAAGTCCTCGGGCCGCAACCGCGTGGTGGGCTGA
- a CDS encoding lysophospholipid acyltransferase family protein yields MAKGVLGNDPFQRGAASRTGNGAKEATDAEATPARKAAAKKAPAPKASARGKSGAKSASAKASATKASAGAAPPKASTANTGKQPVEAKAASARAAKAGGSAGRGQKEHAAHGPGDSAASASSSARGQRANGRAQRPPEREESGATPRAPASLDTHEQQRPGAGPTHAAPVEDDAGLPLREPAAPVAPRRPSPPRKPVVADEVGARTDRQREVDHALAGALAAEVAEATAKVAVDEALERRPGQEQEVDRLIATELATELAEAAVEQVLDHSPPSQRPERERELAAAVAAQVAEAAAEVAVAEVLDRHAGTQPPTFTASDDEDLEERAADSDEGEDGTGYDLEAEAEGGFGPGEDDEDEEESTYDTSGLELSVTLSVQDPEERDASTLEPEVEVPDATRDELPLGRRNPPLTLVPPSDSEGGPREPFFTEQIREPEAARPLAQRAAGVLALARDIAGQALASQGLGRAMGAVNGLMDALRAGLGAGGGATIDEYGKDPSLVERLDPVLEFLYSQYWRVSVTGADQVPRGAAILVANHSGALPYDGLVMSLAITRERPDLREPRWLVEDQVFHAPVLGTLFNRLGAVRACPENALRLLDEHRPLVVFPEGYQALSKPFAERYRLKRFGRGGFVKLALRTGAPIVPVAIVGAEETSPLLGRLPASFLGLPYVPLTPLGPLPLPAKWSIRFGEPVGMEGLSPEAADDLGEVQRLTERTRESIMGMLQSLLRERRSVFAG; encoded by the coding sequence ATGGCCAAGGGAGTCCTCGGGAACGACCCCTTCCAGCGTGGCGCCGCATCGCGCACGGGCAACGGGGCGAAGGAGGCCACGGACGCGGAGGCAACGCCCGCGCGCAAGGCCGCCGCGAAGAAGGCTCCCGCGCCGAAGGCATCCGCGCGTGGAAAGTCGGGCGCGAAGTCGGCATCCGCGAAGGCGTCGGCGACGAAGGCCAGCGCCGGTGCGGCGCCTCCGAAGGCGTCCACGGCAAACACCGGAAAGCAGCCGGTGGAGGCGAAGGCCGCGAGTGCCAGGGCCGCGAAGGCCGGGGGCTCGGCGGGCAGGGGCCAGAAGGAGCACGCCGCCCACGGGCCGGGGGATTCGGCGGCCTCCGCCTCCAGCTCCGCGCGCGGGCAGCGGGCCAATGGACGCGCCCAGCGGCCCCCGGAGCGGGAAGAGTCCGGCGCCACGCCGCGCGCCCCCGCGAGCCTCGACACGCACGAGCAGCAGCGGCCCGGAGCGGGGCCCACCCACGCCGCACCCGTGGAAGACGACGCGGGGCTTCCGCTGCGTGAGCCCGCCGCGCCCGTCGCTCCGCGCAGGCCGTCTCCGCCCCGCAAGCCGGTGGTGGCGGATGAAGTGGGCGCGCGCACGGACCGGCAGCGCGAGGTGGACCACGCGCTCGCGGGGGCGCTCGCCGCCGAGGTGGCCGAGGCCACTGCGAAGGTCGCGGTGGACGAAGCGCTGGAGCGCCGGCCCGGTCAGGAACAGGAAGTGGACCGGCTGATTGCCACCGAGCTCGCCACCGAGCTGGCCGAGGCCGCGGTGGAGCAGGTGCTCGACCACAGCCCGCCCTCGCAGCGCCCGGAGCGTGAGCGCGAACTCGCCGCCGCCGTGGCCGCACAGGTCGCCGAGGCCGCCGCCGAGGTCGCCGTGGCCGAGGTCCTCGACCGCCACGCCGGCACGCAGCCGCCCACCTTCACCGCCAGCGACGACGAGGACCTGGAGGAGCGCGCCGCCGACTCCGACGAGGGCGAGGACGGCACGGGCTACGACCTCGAAGCCGAGGCCGAGGGAGGCTTCGGCCCCGGCGAAGACGACGAGGACGAAGAGGAGTCCACCTACGACACGTCCGGACTGGAGCTCTCCGTGACGCTCTCGGTGCAGGACCCCGAGGAGCGCGACGCCTCGACGCTGGAGCCCGAGGTCGAGGTGCCGGACGCGACGCGCGACGAGCTGCCGCTGGGCCGGCGCAACCCGCCGCTGACGCTGGTGCCTCCGTCCGACTCCGAGGGCGGCCCGCGCGAGCCGTTCTTCACGGAGCAGATCCGCGAGCCCGAAGCCGCGCGGCCCCTCGCACAGCGCGCGGCCGGAGTGCTGGCGCTCGCGCGGGACATCGCCGGTCAGGCGCTGGCGAGCCAGGGACTCGGCCGGGCGATGGGCGCGGTGAACGGGCTGATGGACGCGCTGCGCGCCGGACTGGGCGCGGGCGGCGGCGCCACCATCGACGAGTACGGCAAGGACCCGTCGCTGGTGGAGCGCCTGGACCCGGTGCTGGAGTTCCTCTACTCGCAATACTGGCGTGTGTCGGTGACGGGCGCGGACCAGGTGCCTCGGGGCGCGGCCATCCTGGTGGCCAACCACTCGGGCGCCCTGCCCTACGACGGGCTCGTCATGTCGCTGGCCATCACCCGCGAGCGTCCCGACCTGCGCGAGCCGCGGTGGCTGGTGGAGGACCAGGTCTTCCACGCGCCGGTGCTGGGCACGCTCTTCAACCGCCTCGGCGCGGTGCGGGCCTGCCCAGAGAACGCGCTGCGGCTGCTCGACGAGCACCGCCCGCTGGTGGTCTTCCCCGAGGGCTACCAGGCCCTCAGCAAGCCCTTCGCGGAGCGCTACCGCCTCAAGCGCTTCGGGCGCGGCGGCTTCGTGAAGCTGGCGCTGCGCACGGGAGCGCCCATCGTCCCGGTGGCCATCGTCGGCGCGGAGGAGACGTCGCCGCTGCTGGGCCGGCTCCCCGCGTCCTTCCTCGGCCTGCCCTACGTGCCGCTCACGCCGCTGGGCCCCCTGCCCCTGCCCGCCAAGTGGAGCATCCGCTTCGGTGAGCCCGTCGGCATGGAGGGCCTGTCACCCGAGGCCGCGGACGACCTGGGAGAGGTGCAGCGCCTCACCGAGCGCACCCGCGAGTCCATCATGGGCATGCTCCAGTCGCTCCTGCGCGAGCGGCGCTCCGTCTTCGCGGGCTGA
- a CDS encoding SDR family oxidoreductase, with protein sequence MDVSRPGKGRLRVAVTGASGDYGKLLLHRLERDPEVESILVLDVARPEGDKVEYHRVDLTRYDAEGDLTDALTDRPVDALYHLAFLFGPIRNGSLAHELEVIGTMNVLTAAGRARIPRLVVPSMTAVYGARGNNPALMREDSPLQGCPGSRFVTDKVEVEGQVRAFRERHPDMRVLVLRFAPVLGPSVDNPATRLLQRGVVPTLMGYDPLWQGLHEEDASRALHLALRAQTSGEFNIVGRGVLPLSGLIQQAGARPLPLPGPLFRAALRTLDVVGAGTLPMALLDYIHYSWVADGERAESALGFIPYHHVRDAAAALKRS encoded by the coding sequence ATGGACGTGTCACGACCAGGCAAGGGGCGGCTGCGCGTCGCAGTGACTGGCGCGAGCGGAGACTACGGAAAGCTGCTGCTGCATCGGCTGGAGCGCGACCCGGAGGTGGAGAGCATCCTCGTATTGGACGTGGCACGTCCCGAGGGAGACAAGGTGGAGTACCACCGCGTGGACCTCACCCGGTACGACGCGGAGGGCGACCTGACCGACGCGCTCACCGACCGGCCCGTGGACGCGCTCTACCACCTGGCCTTCCTCTTCGGGCCCATCCGCAACGGCTCGCTGGCGCACGAACTGGAAGTCATCGGCACCATGAACGTGCTGACGGCGGCGGGGCGCGCTCGGATTCCGCGGCTCGTCGTCCCGTCGATGACGGCCGTGTATGGAGCGCGTGGGAACAACCCGGCGCTCATGCGCGAGGACTCGCCGCTGCAGGGGTGCCCGGGCAGCCGCTTCGTCACCGACAAGGTGGAGGTGGAGGGCCAGGTGCGCGCCTTCCGCGAGCGCCACCCGGACATGCGCGTGCTGGTGCTGCGCTTCGCACCGGTGCTCGGTCCCTCGGTGGACAACCCCGCGACGCGCCTGCTCCAGCGCGGCGTGGTGCCGACGTTGATGGGGTATGACCCGCTCTGGCAGGGCCTGCACGAGGAGGACGCCTCGCGCGCGCTGCACCTCGCGCTGCGCGCCCAGACGTCCGGCGAGTTCAACATCGTGGGCCGGGGTGTGCTGCCGCTGTCCGGGCTCATCCAACAGGCGGGCGCCCGCCCGCTCCCCCTGCCAGGGCCGCTGTTCCGGGCCGCGCTGCGCACGCTGGACGTCGTGGGTGCCGGCACGTTGCCCATGGCCCTGCTCGACTACATCCATTACTCGTGGGTCGCGGACGGCGAGCGTGCCGAGTCCGCGCTCGGCTTCATCCCCTACCACCACGTCAGGGACGCCGCTGCGGCGCTGAAGAGGAGCTAG